Part of the Pseudodesulfovibrio mercurii genome is shown below.
GGGCCTGGACCTTGGACGTGAAGTCCGCCTCGACCACCCGGAAGACGCCGCCCTCCTCGGCCTGGACAGCGCCGATGCGGGTCACGTCCCGGACCTCGCGCACGGCCAGGGAGAAGGCGTCGGACAGTCTGACCGGCGGCTTGGCGGGCAGCGTGCTCAGCCGGTCCGCGCCCGTGGGCATGGCCCCGACCAGGGGGATCTCGGCGTGGCCGTAGTTGACGTCGTAGAAATGCAGGGAGAGCTGGCGCATGTTCCCGTCGGGCACCAGGAAGACCACGGTGCCCCGGACGGTCTCCTTGGGCGGCACGGCCACGGCCGGTTCGTCCGGGAGGGTCAGCGGGGTCTCGGCCAGCCAGGTGGCCGGGGAGACCGGGGTCATGACCGCGTCGTTCCAGCGCAGGAACAGGTGCCGCTTGAGGTCCGGGATGACGTAGGTGGGGACCATCTCCACGACCTTGCCCGTGGTGGCCTTGTCGTTGCCCACCCAGGCCGCCGGGTGGTTGGACCCGTCGGGGTAGACCAGGACCTGCTGCTTGGGCAGGACGTTTTGCAGGTCCACGGCCAGGGCCAGGTAGCGGTAGTGGTCCGGGGCGTCCAGGCCGCGCAGCCGGTCCAGGAACCAGGCGGACTCCACGGTGAACTTGGCGGCCTTGTTGCCGCCCGTGACCCCGATGGGGATGCGCTTGGTGATGCGCGCGTCGCGCACGGGCACCCCGTCGCCGGTGAGCAGGGCCGACACGGCCGGGTCGTAGCGCTCCCTGAGCTCGGCCAGCTCGTAGCCGATGGCGGCCGGAATCTCCACGGTGTCGTCGGTCTTGAGCGGCGGCAGCTCGGTCTGGTCCGCCCCGGCAAAGGTCAGGTTGCGGCCGTTTTGCAGCCGGTGGCGCACGGTCAGCTCGACCATGGTTCGGACCGCGTCGCCGGACGGCACGGGCTTGCGGATGTCCGCCACCAGCCCGTCGAAGGCCCGGCCCAGTTCGGCCGGGTCCTCGGTCAGGACGTAGCTGCCGCCGGAGATTTCGGCCGCGCGCTTGAAGGGCGCGGGGTCGAGTTCGCCGATGCCGACCCACAGGCAGTAGACGCCCTCGTCGCGCAGCTTGGCCAGGGTGGTCTCGAAGAACAGCTTGTCCTCGGGCTCCACGTCTAGGGCCGCGTCGGTGATGAACAGCAGGTAGCGGCGGGTGGACGGGATGGCCCGCTGGGTCTCGAGCACGGCGGCCACGGCCCCGGCGATCTCGGTGCCGCCGTCGGCGTACAGGTCGTTCATGGCCGCGAGCATTTCGCCCGTGTTGGCCGTGGTCACCTGTTCGATGACGTTCTGGTCCGAGAAGGTCATGCCCTGGGCCAGGACCTCGTCGGGCAGGGCCGCGAGGAAATCGTGCAGGATGGCTTTGACCTTGTCCATGCGGTAGTTGCAGCCGCTGAAGTCCGGGGTCTTGTCCATGGACCCGGAGATGTCCACCATGCAGGTGACCACCGGCACGTTGGACGGCCGCCCGCGCGTGGGCCGCTCGTACCGGGCGGTGAAGGTGTTGGCCAGGTTGGCGTTGACCACGGCGAAGGCCTTGTCCAGGGCTCCGGGGTCCGAGGCCGGGTAGTAGCGCCCGCCGGACAGGGACGCGATGCGGTCCAGGGTGGACACGTCGTGCCCCTTGCCGAAGCCGATGGTGAAGACCGGCACGCCGCCGGTCTTGACCGCGTCCAGGACCTCCCGCCTGGTGGCCTTGGAGCCCGGCCCGGTGTCGTTGAAGTTGGCGTCGAACCCGTCGGTGAAGACGAGCAGGGCGGGCCGTTTGGCCCCGGCCAGCATGTGCAGGCCGAGGAGCACGGCGTCGTTCAGGCAGGTGGCCCCGTTGGCCTTGATCCCGGCCAGCCCCTTGAGGGCCGCGTCGCGGGTCTCGCCCGGCAGCGCCCTGGGCTTGGTGTCGAAGTCCACCACGCGCACCCGGGCGTCCGCGGGCAGGGCGGCGATGAATTTCCGGGTGGCGTCGAGGGCGTTGCGCATTTGCCCCTTCATGGACCCCGAGGAGTCCACCAGCAGGACGATGTCCAGCGGCAGCCGGGTGCGCTCCACCGAGACCACCCGGGCCGGGGAGCCGCCCTCCCTGACGGTCAGGTCGGCGGCCAGGGGGACCATGCCCTCGGCGTCGGGCCCGTAGAGGGAGAAGGTCGCGTCCACGTGGTTGCCCTTGCGCTCGACGGCGTTGACCGCCAGCCCGTTGCCGCCCTCGGCCGCGAAGACCGAGGTCATGGCCAGGGGCCAGTCCAGGACGGTCTCACGGCCCGAGTGCACGGGCACGAACTGGGCGCGCACGGCCGTGGCCGTCTTGAGGCTGGTGGGCAGGACCTCCACCTGCCACAGACCGGCGGGCATGAGGAAATAGGCGTCCCCCTCGGGGGTCACGTCGCCGTTCTCGAACCCGGTGCCGTCCGGGAACTCCGGGTGGAAGGCGTGGACCGCCCCGAAGCGGTTCACGGCGCGGATGCGGGCCAGGCCGTAGGGCACGTTGCGGATGCGCAGGGCCCCGAGCTTCTCGCCCATGCGCACCTTGGGCACGGGGTAGGGGTGCTCGTTCAGGGTCACGGACACGGCGGTCGCGTCCGAGCCCGGATTGGTGGACAGGATGAAGTGGCAGACCCCGGCCTCCTGGGGCAGGCCGTCGATGGCGAAGCGCTGGGCCCGGCCGCCGTTCAGGGACCACTTGCCCGCGATCTCGCGGCGGTACGCCCCGGCGCGCAGGATCTCCTCGGCCTCCAGGTAGCATTCGCCCGAGGGCAGCGTGACGGTCAGGCTGCGGTACCGGCCGCCGGGGTTGTCCGTGAAGAAGCGGACCTCCACGCGCTCCTCCCCGGCCAGGGGAAAGGACACGGTCCGGCCGGGGTCCAGGCGCAGGGTCCGGACCACGGCCAGGTCCAGGCCGTTTTCGAAGCGGCCCTTGCACCACCAGACCACGCCGTTGCCCGCGTCCTTGCGCAGGAGCAGGTGGAACTCGTCGTCGCGCAGGAGTTCCGCGCCCTGCGCCTCGGCGAACGCCTTGAGGGCCGCGATCATGGTCGGCAGCTCGTCGCCGGAATAGGTGTAGTACCAGGCGTCCCCCTGGATCTCGCGGGTCTCCAGGCCGTCCCCGCGCGGGATGGCCACCTCGATCTCGGCGTTGGCCGCGGGGTTGATGTCGACCACCTCGCGGAACCCGGCCAGGGGGTCGAAGGACGGGACCTCGTCCAGGGCCCAGGCTGCGGGACAGGCGGTCAGGACGGTCAGGATCAGGACCAGGCGGAACGCGAAGCGGTGCATGCCTACCTCCGGGTTGGGGATGACGCTTATATTCCCATAGCCAATCTTTATGTTCCGGGCAAACTTGTGACCGCCCCGCGCGGCGGGCGTATATGGGCCGCGCAAGGCGGCGGGAGGAGCGGAGGCGGGCGCACCATCCCCGCCCCGGCCGGATTCCGCTGGCGTTATTTTCGTACAGCGGATATTCTGCGCGGAACTCATACGCGTTCATCTTTTTCGGCGAGGAGAGCCCATGGCGACGGAAGATCGGGACAACCCGCGGGGCGCGGGGCGCGGTACGATGTTCGAGCGGCTGTACGGGATCGTCAACGACTACACGGGCGGGCGGCTCATCGCGCAGCTGACCCCGGAGCGGTTCGGGACGATCTGGCGGGACATCGTCACCGGGTCCGAGCCCGCGCCCAGGTACTACATCATGGTGGTGGTCTCGACCCTGATCGCCGAGTTCGGCCTGCTGTCCAACAGCACGGCGGTGGTCATCGGGGCCATGCTCGTGGCCCCGCTGATGACGCCGATCTTCGGCATCTCCCTCGGCCTGGTCCGGGGGAACACCCGGCTCATCCGCAAGGCGCTCAAGTCCGAGGTCCAGGGCGTGCTCATCGCCGTGGGCATGGGGCTGCTGGTGGGCGGCCTGCTGGTCCTCATCGACCCGGCCATCGAGTCCACCCCGGAGATGCTGGCCCGGACCAAGCCCAACCTGTTCGACCTGATCGTGGCCCTGCTGGCGGGCTTTGCCGGGGCCTACGCCATCGTGGACGAGAAGATCAGCCCGGCCCTGCCCGGCGTGGCCATCGCCACGGCCATCGTGCCGCCCCTGGCCAACTGCGGGCTTTGCCTGGCCTACGGGCTGTACGCCGGGGCGCTCGGCTCGTTCCTCCTGTTCACGGCCAACTTCCTGTCCATCCACCTGATCAGCGCGCTGCTGTTCTTCCGGGTGGGCATGGCCAGGGACTACGGCGAGGAGACGCGGGGCGTGGTGGTCAAGCGGTTCGGGCCCACCTTCGTGCTCTTCGTGGCCATCGCCGTGACCTTCGCCTTTTTCTTGTTCGATACCCTTGAGGAGCGCAAGGTCTACAACGAGGCCTACGCCATCCTGTCCGAGGAACTTTCCGACTACGCGGCCACCGGCATCGACGGGTTGGAGATCCACCAGGGCAGGGACGGGATGAGCGTCCTGGCCCGCATCTATTCCACCGGGGATTTCGACCCCAACCAGGTGGGACGCATCGAGGCGCGTCTGGGCCAGAGTCTGGACAGGTCGGTCCATCTGGTGGTCCGGGCCATCAGGACCGCCGACATCTCGGCCAGGGGCGCGGACGTGCCGGGGCTGAACAAGGCCCTGGAGGGGACCACGCCGTCCTTCAGGATGAACCTGCTGCGCATCACAGAGCAGGTGGTCCGTGAGTTCCTGGCCGACCGGGTGGGGCTCGATTTCGAGAAGGCGGAGTACCTGCACCTGCCCAACGGCGCGGTCGTGGCGGTCAGCCTGTCCGGGCTGCGCGGACCGAGCGGGGAGGAGATCCGGGCCATGGAGGAGCGCATCCGGAACGACACGCAGTTCGACGCCCTTCGGCTGCTCATCCGATACACGCGGCAGGACCTGTTCGACGACCGGGGGCCCATCCGTTCGGCCTGGACCACCTGGATGGAGACCACCGAGGCGCAGCGCCGGGCCGACGAGGAGGGGTGCCGACTGATCGCCGAGTGGTTCCAGGGCGGGGACAGCCTGCTCGTGACCCGGGTCAACGGGGTGATCGAACCGAACGGCCACACCTTCCTGGTGGAGGCCGAGGGCACCGGCGAGTACCGCCGGGAGACCCTGGCCGTCCTGCGCGACCGGGTCGGCCGACAGCTCGGCACGCCCGTGACCATCTACGTCTGGCTCAACCACGGCGTGGTCCTGACCGAGGACGGCCTGGTCCCCTACAACACCCTTCTGGACCGCCGCCTGGACGAGATCCGTCGCAATTCCGGCAAGGAGATCCGGGAACTGCTCGACAGCTCCCGCTGACCGCCTCCCGCACCGTCGGCGAGGTCCGGGAATCCGCCAGGGATCACGGCCAGGTCGGCTGGTTGTGGGCTGACTCGCCGACCGGCCTTGCCGAGTCTGGAAACCGGCCTGCGTTTCTGCTTTGCGGGCTGACGGCCCCGGCAGGGGGGGCTGCATTGTCCGCTCGGCTGACGGGAGCGAGCCGAGCGCCGTCCCCATCCGGACGGTGCGCGCTCCATGAAGCCCGCGCCGGGCGTCGAGGAATCGGGTTTATTGTTGCGGCGTGAAGAAATACACCGTCATTCCCTGGACGACGCCCTTGTTGCGGCTGAATGCGATGAAATTGACCTTTTGCGCTTTCTTGTTGTCCATGATGGCGATGCCGATGCCGTTCTTCGTCTCGTCCTTTACCAGCAGGTCGTTGTTCATGTTCATGACGGCAACATCGAGCTCCCCGTCCTGTTGCGGTACGCTCATGAACAGATAGTGCCCTGTCTCCTCCAGGTCGATGTCGAATCCGGAATAAAAGACGCCGTTTCTCTCCTCGTCCAGTGCCAGCTTGTCGATCTTTTTTATCACGGAGACATTCATGTCGGGACTTTGCTTTTTAAGGACGTAGGTTATGAGTGCGTCGGCCGCGTTGCCCAGGGCGGCGTCCCAATAGGCAATGTCTATCCGCGACCGGGCCGGTTGCCCGTCGCCTTTGGGGGACGTGGTGTAGGTCAACCCTATATTGCCGGGTTCTCCGGCCAGGACAAAGGCGTAGTGAGCATAGTTGGCGAAGTCGATTTTCGGGGTGTATGCGCTTATGTTCTTCTTTCCGGAAAGCACGATTTTCATGCCCTGGATGGTATCTTCGGATTGGATGCGTATCAGGTACAGCCCCGGTCTCTCCAAATGGATTTTCTCCGCGCCCGCACCCGCGCCCTGGCTGTTTTTCATGAGAACGTCGCTGGATATCGACCAGGCGGATTTCACCGTATCGACGCCGAAGATGTCTTTCGCTGCGTCCAGGACTTCCTGGTTCGATGTCGTGTAGCCCGGCAGATATTCACGCAGGCTTTCCTTCCACTGCTGCTTCAGGGCCGCGACCCTGCCGTCCGGATCCGGGCCGAGGAGGTCGAACAGGAAATCGATCCGCTGTCCGAAATTCACGTCGGCGGCGTTGGGAGTCCTGGCCCATGTGCCGGGGGACACGTTCATTGAACTGATGATCCCGATGACCTTGCCCTCGGCGGTGAACATCGGGCTTCCGCTAGCGCCGCCGGTGACGGGCAGGCCGTGATGGATCAGCCTGTTGGGAAAGTCGTCTCGCCGGGTCTGGAAGAAATCGGTGACGCGAATTATCTCGTCCTGTTGGGCCACCGGGGCCGGTTTCTTGTTGTTCCCCGGCAACAGCGCCTCCATCGGGTAGCCGACAAAGGCCACCGGCATGCCCGGACCGATGGCGGAAAGCTCCTCCATGGTTGCCAGGGGCAGGGGCCGCCCCAGGTCTTCCGGGTTCTCGGGGTAGAGGATGGCGACGTCCGCAGGGGTGGTGGTTTTGAAGAGCGACAGCTTGTCGCCGACTTTTTGGCAGGGCCAATACCCGCTCCACAGGTCGCCGAAGGCGGCGTATCCCGGATGGATGAACGCGTCCTTGATGACATAACTCCTGTACGGGGCGACGGGCGAGCGGGCGATCATTTCCTCTTGAGGCTTCAGCCGTTCGAGCTGACCGGCCACATGGGCGTTGGTCACAAGCCGGTTCCCCTCGATGACCCAGGCGGTGCCTGCGGGCTGTTCCCCTCCCCCGCTGTTCCGGACCAGGATCAGATATACGGAGCGGCTGATCCCCTCGATAACCTCGCGGGGAATGCCGTCGGCCTGTCCCTTCACCTGGGTCAGGGTTGCGGATATTGCGTCCAGGCGCGCGGCCACGCGCTGCACGTTGTCGTCCGAGACGTGGATATCCGATTCCAGCCAGAACTGGTGCTCGCCGATATAGAGCATCGCGGCGCCCAGCAACACGAGGAAGACGAGCAGGGTTCGGAGATGCCTGTTGGTCCGCTGCACCTGCTCCCCCGCCTGCAGGTTCCTCCCCGTGTTGTTCTTCGGCTGCCTCCGTTCGTCGATCACCTCGACTTCAATGATGACGTCTTCGCCGAGTTGGACGGTCGCCGTGCCCGCTATCTCCTGATCCTCGAAGGGCGTCTCCCCATCGATCAGGACATGGTTGTCCATGTTGAGATCGACCTGGTACCGCCCCAGGCTCCGCCTGAAGGCGATATGCTCATTGCCCATTCCCGTGTCCCGATATCGCTCCGGAAACGAGATGTCGCAGCTCTCGGCGTCGCAGCCGACGACCACCATTTGATGCCGATGGTCGAAATAATATTCCGTTTTCCGGTCCGACGTCGTGCCCTGGAGAATGGAGATCTTGAGTCCTGTCATATGGGGTCCTTGGAGGGTCGAGGGGGGATACGGTCAAATCGCAACGGGCATGACGACGCACGGTGGATTTTCAGTACACCAACGGGATCATCAAATCCACGTTGATTCTTCAACGGAACGTCAAGGTCAGGTCTGTTCACGGCCCGTCCCGCGTGCGCCGCCGCCCTCGCGGCGCGACAGGCGTCGTGTGGCGCCGTCCGAGACGGGGCGTCCCGCCTCTGTCTCCGTATGGGCCGCAGGTCCTTCCGCCTCATCTGTTGCGGGTTTTCAAACGCCGTCCCAACGCACGGGCCAACTGTTCCTTCGTATATTCAACCGGAGCCGGAACGGGGCGCGCCCCGCCCGGAGCGAGTATCGACACTTCGCCGGAAGGGGCCGTTGAAAGGAGAATTATGGGCATGTCGCGTTTCAGGGCCGCATGGACCGTGGCCGCCGTCCCGAGGGGCGTTGAAATATCCCCGTCGAAAACCGCGACCAACAGATCGCTGTGATCGGCCAGGACTTCGGAACACGCGGCATACGCCTCAGGCCGATGCGCGGGGGAGCCGTCGAGTTCGATGATCCGGCCGACGGCCCGGCCCGCCGTTTTGCCGCCGATGCGGGTCAGCCATCGACGAAATTCGGCAACGGTCCCGTGAACCGGGTCCACGACGCTCGCTTCAGGCAGGAAATCCTTTTCATATTCAGCCCTGGCGAAGGGCAGGATGGCGGTCAGGGTGTGTTCGAAGGGTATCAGGCCGGGTTCAATGCAGAGCCTGTCCGCTCCCTCCGCCAAGGAGGAGACGAACAGAAAACCGGCCTGTCCCCGGGCGGGGAAGTCCCCGGCGCCGTCGGCGGATGCGCGGTAAAGGTCCCGGTAGACTTGTCCGAGCTTTTGCCGCAGGCCCGGCAGCAACGCCGCCTCCAGACGCCTATGGCCTGCCACGCCGATGCGTATGGGAGAGGTCGCGTCCGTAGCGTGTATCTCTTGAAAAGGTCTCATGCGGATGCCGCACCCAACGGCCGGACAATGTGAATGTGAACTTTATAAAAAAGCTAGTATATGGGCTTGCAAATTACAAGTACTCTATTTTAAAAACTGTTATGGTTTAATATGTTGCCATATTCGGAGACGCCATGAGTGAGACGGAAAGCCATAGATACAGTGCGTTCATCAGCTATCGGCACACCACAAAAGACCGGAAATGGGCCGAGTGGCTTTTGGAGGCCCTGGAGACGTACCGTATTCCGAAGGCATTGCAAAAGGCGGGCTTTCCGGGCCGGGTGGGCAGGGTCTTCCGCGATCGAGACGAACTCCCGACGGACGGCAGCCTGAACAATCAGATCGAGACGGCGCTCAGGCAATCCAGATTCCTGATCGTCATCTGCTCTCCGGACACCCCGCAGTCCAAGTGGGTATCCCGGGAAATCGAAATTTTCAAAGAGTTGGGGCGGGGAGACAAGATCCTCCCCCTGCTGGTCGAAGGTGAGCCGGACGAGTCCTTCCCCAAGGTGCTGACCACGAGTCGGCTTGTCGGTTTCGAGGAGGCCGAGGCCGATCCGCCGGTCAAGGATGTCGAACCCATAGGCGCGGATGTCCGGCCGGTGGAGGGCAAAAGCGAAAAGGAGATCAGGAAAGACGAACTGCTGCGGCTGGTGGCCGGGATAATCGGCTGCGGTTTCGATGACCTGAAGCAGCGGGACAAGGAGCGGGAGCGGAAAAAACGCCAGTACCGCATTATGGGGGGCGCAGTGACGTGCCTGCTGCTTCTCGCGGCCGGGCTTTATTATTGGGACTATAATCGCATCAAGACAAGCTACTTTAATAACTACGTCAATGTGTACGGCGTCCCCAAGGGGATAGGGCCAATAAGCGATGAAGAGGCGAAGAAGAGGAATGTCGCCTATGCGCTTTCGTATCAGCGGGGCAAGCTCATACGCATGGTGCGGCAGAAGGGGGCGCAGAGGGCCATAGCCTACGAACAGTCCTACAATGTCGACCCGTGGCTGGTTGGCATCGCCGAATGGCGGTATCAGTATGGAGTTCACGGGAGACTGGATAAGGTCTCCCTGTATGATGCCCAAGGCAAATACAAGGTCGCCCACAATTATGAATTCCCGACCGACGGGGACAAGGCAACCATCTATTTCCGCAAGATGTCCTATGAAGGCGAGGGCATCCCCACGACGGTTGAATCGACCTCGTCCCTGCTCGCCGACTCCATGCAGAACGGCAAGAGTGAAATTTTTCAACACATTGTTTACTTCAACGCGCTTGGTTACGAAAGCAGAAGGGTTTTCCGCACGATCAGCGGGGGGGCCGCCAAAGACCAGCTCGGCGCCGCGGGGTATGCGTATGCGTATGACGGCCACGGCTCACGCGTGCGTGTCCGTTTCCTGGACACGCAACAGCATGAACTCATACTCAAATCCGGTCTCGCCGAGATCGTCTGTACTCCCTCCATTGACGGCATCGCCGAAACGATGACGTTCCTGAACGAAAAGGGCGAGCAGCTATTAACTAAGTTCGGGTATGCGAAAATAGTCGTCGAACTGGACGCTCAGAGAAATGCAACAGGGATAAGCGCTCTGGGGACGGACGGGCAGCCGATTCTCCACAAGGAAGGGTACGCCCGGCTGATCCGACGCTATGACGACCGGGGCAACCTCATCGAGGAAGCCTACCGGGGAGTGGATGGTCGGCCCGTCCTCTGCGATGAGGGCTATGCCAAGGTCACCTGCGCATATGACGACCGAGGCAACGCAACGGAATACGCCTACCAGGGCGCCGACGGTCAACCGATTCTCCGCAAGAACGGCTATGCCCGGCTGACCCGACGCTATGACGACCGGGGCAACCTGGTCGAACAAGCCTATTGGGGGGTGGATGGTCGGCCCATTCTCCACAAGGATGGTTACGCCGAGGTCTCCTGCGAGTACGATGATCGCGGCAACTTCATCAAGGAAGCGTACCGGGGAGTGGATGGGCGGCCGGTCCTTTGCGGTTATGGCTATGCCAAGGTCACCTGCGCATATGACGACCGAGGAAGCCTACCGGGGAGTGGATGGTCGGCCCGTCCTCTGCGATGAGGGCTATGCCAAGGTCACCTGCGCATATGACGACCGAGGCAACGCAACGGAATACGCCTACCAGGGCGCCGACGGTCAACCGATTCTCCGCAAGAACGGCTATGCCAGGCTGACCCGACGCTACGACGACCGGGGCAACCTGATCGAACAAGACTATTGGGGAGCGGATGGTCGGCCGATCCTGCAAAAGAACGGGTACGCCCGGCTGATCCAACGCTATGATGACCGGGGCAACCTGATCGAACAATCCTATCGGGGAGTGGATGGTCAGCCCATTCTCCACAGGGATGGTTACGCCGGAGTGACCCAAACATACGATGAACACGGCAACCTCATCGAGGAAGCCTATTGGGGCGTGGACGGGCAACCGATTCTCCACAAGGAAGGGTACGCCCGGCTGACCCGACGCCAGGATGACCGGGGCAACCTCATTGAACAATCCTATTGGGGAGTGGACGGTCGACCGATTCTCCGCAAGAACGGCTTTGCCCGGCTGACCCAACGCTATGACGACCGGGGCAACCTGGTCGAACAAGACTATTGGGGCGTGGACGGTCAACCGATCCTCCGCAAGAACGGGTATGCCCGGCTGACCCGACGCTATGATGATCGGGGCAACCTGATCGAACAATCCTATTGGGGGGTCGGCGGCCAACCGATTCTCCACGAAGAGGGTTACGCCCGGCTGATCCAACGCTATGACGACCGGGGCAACCTCATCGAACAATCCTATTGGGGGGTGGATGGTCGGCCGGTCCTCCGCGATAACGGCTATGCCAGGCTCACCTGCGAATATGATGATCGCGGCAGCCTCATCGGGGAGGCCTATTGGGGAGTCGGCGGGCAACCGATTCTCCACAAGGATGGGTACGCCCGGCTGAGCCAACAATACGATGACCGGGGCAACCTGATTGAACAATCCTATTGGGGCGTGGACGACCGGCCGATTCTCCACAAGAACGGGTATGCCAGGCTCACCTGCGAATATGATGATCGCGGCAGCCTCATCGAGGAAGCCTATTGGGGCGTCGACGGGCAACCGATTCTCCAAAGGGATGGGTACGCCAGGTTGGCCCAACAATACGATGACCGGGGCAACCTGATTGAACAATCCTATTGGGGCGTGGACGGTCAACCGATTCTTCGCAAGAAGGGGTTTGCCAGGCTGACCCAACGCTATGATGATCGCGGCAACATTCTTGAGGAAGCCTATTGGGGCGCCGACGGTCAGCCGATTCTCAATAAGGATGGCTACGCCAGGCTGACCCGGAAATACGACGGCCGGGACAACGTGACGGAATATGCCTACTGGGGAACCGACGGGCAGCCGATCCTCTGCAAAAACTATTTCGCCAGGCTGACCCAGAAATACGATGGTCGGGGCAATCTCGTCGAGGAGGCCTACTGGGGAACCGACGGGCAACCGATCCTTTGCAAAAACGCTTTCGCCAGGTTGACCCAACGCTATGATGGGCGGGGCAACCTCATTGAACAGGCCTATTGGGGACCTGATGGGCGGCCGATCCTTTGCAGTAACGGGTATGCCGGGTTCACCAGCGAATATGATGGCCGGGGCAACGTCATTGGACTAGCCTATTGGGGCGTTGACGGGAAGCCGACGTTTCTCAAAGCGGGCTATTGCATGCAGACCCGGCAATATGATGATCGAGGCAACGTCATTGAGGAAGCCTACTGGGGACCCGATGGGCAGCCGATCCTTTGCAGAAAAGGGTATGCCCGGGTCACTCAGCAATATGATGATCGGGGCAATGTCACGGGATACGCCTACTGGGGGGTAA
Proteins encoded:
- a CDS encoding toll/interleukin-1 receptor domain-containing protein; translated protein: MSETESHRYSAFISYRHTTKDRKWAEWLLEALETYRIPKALQKAGFPGRVGRVFRDRDELPTDGSLNNQIETALRQSRFLIVICSPDTPQSKWVSREIEIFKELGRGDKILPLLVEGEPDESFPKVLTTSRLVGFEEAEADPPVKDVEPIGADVRPVEGKSEKEIRKDELLRLVAGIIGCGFDDLKQRDKERERKKRQYRIMGGAVTCLLLLAAGLYYWDYNRIKTSYFNNYVNVYGVPKGIGPISDEEAKKRNVAYALSYQRGKLIRMVRQKGAQRAIAYEQSYNVDPWLVGIAEWRYQYGVHGRLDKVSLYDAQGKYKVAHNYEFPTDGDKATIYFRKMSYEGEGIPTTVESTSSLLADSMQNGKSEIFQHIVYFNALGYESRRVFRTISGGAAKDQLGAAGYAYAYDGHGSRVRVRFLDTQQHELILKSGLAEIVCTPSIDGIAETMTFLNEKGEQLLTKFGYAKIVVELDAQRNATGISALGTDGQPILHKEGYARLIRRYDDRGNLIEEAYRGVDGRPVLCDEGYAKVTCAYDDRGNATEYAYQGADGQPILRKNGYARLTRRYDDRGNLVEQAYWGVDGRPILHKDGYAEVSCEYDDRGNFIKEAYRGVDGRPVLCGYGYAKVTCAYDDRGSLPGSGWSARPLR
- a CDS encoding RHS repeat protein codes for the protein MTTEEAYRGVDGRPVLCDEGYAKVTCAYDDRGNATEYAYQGADGQPILRKNGYARLTRRYDDRGNLIEQDYWGADGRPILQKNGYARLIQRYDDRGNLIEQSYRGVDGQPILHRDGYAGVTQTYDEHGNLIEEAYWGVDGQPILHKEGYARLTRRQDDRGNLIEQSYWGVDGRPILRKNGFARLTQRYDDRGNLVEQDYWGVDGQPILRKNGYARLTRRYDDRGNLIEQSYWGVGGQPILHEEGYARLIQRYDDRGNLIEQSYWGVDGRPVLRDNGYARLTCEYDDRGSLIGEAYWGVGGQPILHKDGYARLSQQYDDRGNLIEQSYWGVDDRPILHKNGYARLTCEYDDRGSLIEEAYWGVDGQPILQRDGYARLAQQYDDRGNLIEQSYWGVDGQPILRKKGFARLTQRYDDRGNILEEAYWGADGQPILNKDGYARLTRKYDGRDNVTEYAYWGTDGQPILCKNYFARLTQKYDGRGNLVEEAYWGTDGQPILCKNAFARLTQRYDGRGNLIEQAYWGPDGRPILCSNGYAGFTSEYDGRGNVIGLAYWGVDGKPTFLKAGYCMQTRQYDDRGNVIEEAYWGPDGQPILCRKGYARVTQQYDDRGNVTGYAYWGVSGQPILQWEGYAGDTRKYDDRDNVTEHAYWGTDGRPILCTEGYAKVALRYDGRGNLIEEVYLGMDGQPVLSKRTGFSRLTKKYDAQGNVTEYACWGVDGKPILHPGGFSKFLVRHDARGNHIEEAYYGPSGKPVLIQKGYAKLTERYDDRGYRIEQAYWGVDGAPILRKDGFAKLTERYDGRGHVTEQAYWGVDGRPILHKKGYAKVTYEYDDRGNVIEEAYWGVDGRPILNQNGYARLTPKHDDRGNIIEEAYWGVDGRPILNGEGCAVLTLKYDGRGNVTEHAFWGIDGRPISGAKGYAKCTLKYAPETNALLEVRYYDAKGNVMK